The DNA segment GTGCGACGGCCGGCGGGCCGCCCACAGGACGACGGGGACGACCGCCAGCGCGAGGATGCCGCCGGCCAGCGCCAGCGTCGGGTAGCCGCCGAGGACGACGACGAGTCCCGAGGACATGCCGCCCGCGGCACCCGCGAGGGCGATGCCGACGTCCACCAGCCCCTGCGCCGAGGCCCGGCCGGCGGGCGGCAGCGCGTCGGTGACCAGCGCGGTGCCGCTGACCAGGCCGAAGTTCCAGCCGAGGCCGAGCAGGACCAGGGCCGCGGCGAGCGCGGGAACGGAGTCCGGCGACGTGGCGGCGACCACCCCGGCGGCCAGCAGCAACGGACCGGACGCGCCGGCGATCCACCGCCGGCCGATCCGGTCGACCAGCAGACCGGTGAGCGGGGAGGGCAGGAACATCGCCCCGACGTGGAGGGCGATGACGAGTCCGGCCGCCTGCGTGCCGTGGCCGTGCGCCCGCATGTGCACCGGCGTCATCGTCATGACCGCGATCATCACGAACTGGGTGAGGACCATGACCAGGGTGCCGGTGGCCACCCCGCGCCGGTCCGCCCGGTCGGCCGGCAGGACTTCGGCCCCGTCCGCGGGGCGCCCGGCCGCCGTGTCGGCCCGCGCGGCGGCCAGTTTCTCGGCCAGCCGCAGCGGATCGGGCCGCAGCAGGCAGGCCAGGGCCACCGCGGCCGCCCCGAACGCGGCGACCGCGAGCAGGAAAGGACCGGCCAGACGGGGGATGCCCCAGGAGTGTGCGACCTGCCCGGTCAGCGTCACCAGGTTGGGGCCGATCACCGCGCCGAGGGTGGTGGCGAACAGCACGGTGCTCACGGCCCGTCCGCGCCGCGCCGGCGAGGCCAGGTCCGCACCCGCGTACCGTGCCATCAGGTTCGTCGCGGTCCCGGCTCCGTAGACCACCAGGGACGTGAACAGCAGCAGCGCACTGCCCAGGGCGGCCGCCACCACGACCCCCAGGCTGCCGAGCGCCCCGACGGCGTACCCGAGCGCCAGGCCGGGACGCCGGCCGTGGCGCCGGCAGAGCTGGCCGATGCCGACGGCGCCGAGCGCGGCCCCGGCGGTGAACAGCGCGCTGGGCACGCCCGCCAGGCCGGTCGAGCCGAGCATCTCCTCGGCGAGCAGCGCGCCGACGGTGATTCCCGCGGCGAGGCCCGCTCCGCTGAGGATCTGGGCGAAGACCAGGACGGCCAGGATCCGCCGCTGTTCGGGTATCGCGCGGTCGGCGGGGGCGGCGTGGGGTGCGCTCATCATTCTCCGTTCGGACCTGTGCTACGTCGGCATGGGTTCCAGCGCCGCGATGGCCGCGAGCGACAGTCCCATCTGCTCATGGAGGAAACGCACCATGGTCCAGTGCGGCAGCGCGCCCTCGTCGTACGGGCCGAACTCCCGGCAGTACAACGGGATCCAGCGCAGCGCCTCTTCGAGCGCCTGCTCGCGGCCCGGTTCCTGCTGGTAGTCCTCGTAGGCGATGCTGCGGTGCTCGATGAAGAAGTGTCCGGGCAGCCGTTCCTCGCACAGCGCACGGTATTCGCGGGTCTGCAGGATGAGGTAGTGCCAGATTTCGTCGATGTCCTGCTCGACGGGCAGGAAGAGGCCGCTGAGCCGGTCGCGGTACCGGGAGACGAGGTAGAGGTAGCGCAGGCACTCGGTGACCTGGCGCGCCACGAACTCCCGCGGCGCGGCGCTCTTGCCGTCGAAGTGCGTGACCACCTCGGTGTACAGCGCCGCACCGAGCAGGTCTTCGAGGTCTTCGGGAGATATCCGCGCTGCGGTGGTCATGCTTCTCCTGTCCGGGTGGGGAGGTGGTCGGGGCGGGCGTCCGGCCGGTTCAGCGGCCGGTCGTGAGCCAGGCGTACTTTCCCGACCTCCCGATGGGGAGGTGGGCACGGTGGTCGAGCCGGCAGCGCCGCCCGGTCAGGGCGCTGACGCTGTCGGCCAGCACCTCGGCCTGCTCGGGCTCGACGGGTGTGCCGCCGAACGTCGTGTACTCCAGCCGTGCCGTCTCCTCGCCGGTCAGCCGCAGCTGGTACACGAAGACGTGCGGGGACGCCTCGCCGATGCACCGGTCGAGGTCGCCCTGTGCGACGGGGCCGTGCGGCGTGCCGAGCAACTCCTTTTCCCGCCCGCAGAACTGGGAGATCTTCCCCGGGTCCGGCGTGCCGTCCAGGGTGCGTACGCAGTCGCCCGAGCGGTAGCGGACCAGCGGCATGAAGGGATTGCGCACGCTGGTGACGATGAGCTGGTAGATCGTGCTGCCGTCGGCCACCGGGTGGAGCTCGACGCTCATCTTGTCCAGGTGCGGCCGGTAGGTGCCGCGGCGGTCGCTGAAGTAGAGGTAGCCCAGCTCGGTGCTGCCGAACAGGTCGATGACCGGGCAGGCGAAGTGCTGGTGCAGGAAGCGCCGGACGTTCACCGGGGTGTACTCGTAGGCGTGGATGATGCTGGCGGGCGGCGGGAAGTCGTCCCACAGCCCGAATTCGGCGACCTTCCGCAGCAGATGTGCCAGGTGGTAGCCGGAGCAGTCGAGGTGGTACCAGCCGCGCGGATGCGCTCGCGCGGCGTCCCGGATCTCCTGGAGCATCCGCACCACCTCGTCGCGTTCCCACCGCGCCGGGTCGAGCCGCAGATTGAGATAGCGGGTGCGGTCGTCGAGCCGCCGGTCGGCGGGGGAGGGCACCGGCTCCGGCGGGGTGCCGCGCCGTGCGGCGTTGACCCGCGCCACGTGTTCCGTCGCCAGGACCGTGGTCAGCGAGACCCGGCGGCAGCCCGATTCCCAGGTGTCGGCGATGTCGGGGTGCTCGCTCCACAGCCGGTAGTACGAGTGCAGCAGGAAGTACGGGGGCCGGATGATCTGCATCCGGGCGTGGTGGGTGCCGGTGGAGAGGACGAATTCCGCCTCGCCGGCCTCCAGCGCCGCGGCCAGCCGGGGCGTCATCCAGTTGTCCGGGAAGCCGCGCGCGATCTCCGGCTTGTCGAGCAGGGGGAAATGGCCCTTCGCGAGCGACTCACGGTAGATCGGAATGTCGCGTATCTGCTCGATGACCTCGGCGGT comes from the Streptomyces angustmyceticus genome and includes:
- a CDS encoding MFS transporter, giving the protein MSAPHAAPADRAIPEQRRILAVLVFAQILSGAGLAAGITVGALLAEEMLGSTGLAGVPSALFTAGAALGAVGIGQLCRRHGRRPGLALGYAVGALGSLGVVVAAALGSALLLFTSLVVYGAGTATNLMARYAGADLASPARRGRAVSTVLFATTLGAVIGPNLVTLTGQVAHSWGIPRLAGPFLLAVAAFGAAAVALACLLRPDPLRLAEKLAAARADTAAGRPADGAEVLPADRADRRGVATGTLVMVLTQFVMIAVMTMTPVHMRAHGHGTQAAGLVIALHVGAMFLPSPLTGLLVDRIGRRWIAGASGPLLLAAGVVAATSPDSVPALAAALVLLGLGWNFGLVSGTALVTDALPPAGRASAQGLVDVGIALAGAAGGMSSGLVVVLGGYPTLALAGGILALAVVPVVLWAARRPSHPVPAPAVAATTPEQT
- a CDS encoding glycine-rich domain-containing protein, translating into MTTAARISPEDLEDLLGAALYTEVVTHFDGKSAAPREFVARQVTECLRYLYLVSRYRDRLSGLFLPVEQDIDEIWHYLILQTREYRALCEERLPGHFFIEHRSIAYEDYQQEPGREQALEEALRWIPLYCREFGPYDEGALPHWTMVRFLHEQMGLSLAAIAALEPMPT
- a CDS encoding phenylacetate--CoA ligase family protein, whose protein sequence is MDGQPTAEVIEQIRDIPIYRESLAKGHFPLLDKPEIARGFPDNWMTPRLAAALEAGEAEFVLSTGTHHARMQIIRPPYFLLHSYYRLWSEHPDIADTWESGCRRVSLTTVLATEHVARVNAARRGTPPEPVPSPADRRLDDRTRYLNLRLDPARWERDEVVRMLQEIRDAARAHPRGWYHLDCSGYHLAHLLRKVAEFGLWDDFPPPASIIHAYEYTPVNVRRFLHQHFACPVIDLFGSTELGYLYFSDRRGTYRPHLDKMSVELHPVADGSTIYQLIVTSVRNPFMPLVRYRSGDCVRTLDGTPDPGKISQFCGREKELLGTPHGPVAQGDLDRCIGEASPHVFVYQLRLTGEETARLEYTTFGGTPVEPEQAEVLADSVSALTGRRCRLDHRAHLPIGRSGKYAWLTTGR